A DNA window from Hordeum vulgare subsp. vulgare chromosome 1H, MorexV3_pseudomolecules_assembly, whole genome shotgun sequence contains the following coding sequences:
- the LOC123425683 gene encoding villin-1-like has protein sequence MSTMKGVDDEFLGVGDKPGLDIWCIMGTNVVPIAKSLHGKFYTGNCYIILHTAEVKSGTRGHNVHYWIGDEAKEEDCLMASDKAVELDAALGSHAIQYRETQGEESDKFLSYFRPCIIPVQGSFSSHWRRSRDECDGTTMFRCEGEHVARLREVKFSRSSLDHKAAFIVDTPSKIFLFSGCNSCVQTRAMALDVIKHLRETQHCGRCDIGIIEDGKLAGDSDAGEFWNLFGGYAPIPRDVPDADNGEPMATSPKKLFWINKRNLVPMEAHFLEREMLKSDRSYILDCGAEIFLWIGMTTLVSERKTSATALEEYVHLQGRSSIGHTVIMTEGHEVADFKLHFQHWPKNGVQKLYEAGREKVAAIFKHQGYDVAEIPDDKPRQLISSNGCLKVWLVDRGCVTLLCTEEQEQLYNGDCYIIQYSYAEDGKDYQLFLAWFGQDSVQEDRVATVSLMSSMVDSLKGRAVVGQVLEGREPELFFLVFKSLIIFKGGRSTAYKNSILQKSDRTELYQKDGAALFRVQGLRPDCIQAIQVHLAASSLNSSHCYILQDGASFFTWLGSLSSPSDHVLLDRMMDKLCPLKQSLLVREGSETDRFWTTLGGRSEYSKEKRAKGWPTDPLLYTCTFQQCLFKAKEVFSFSQDDLATEETLILDCGEEIYVWVGVHSGVTSKEHALDFGKMFLQAGIARDGPRSITDTTVYAVAEGDEPSFFTSFFNWDSSKQAAAMLGNSFERKLAMLKGLSPKLESPDRSLRKSPSRRQGMSSEPTTPEQKQQQQPPAARRTFGSASAGRTARERLPPSSSAASATPSWSLKSRASSSPSTPATARRLFPSSSLHAPGTAAAHLPSPAAAIGSPARRR, from the exons ATGTCTACAATGAAGGGCGTCGACGACGAGTTCCTCGGCGTCGGCGACAAGCC AGGGCTGGACATCTGGTGTATTATGGGCACCAATGTAGTTCCAATTGCAAAATCCTTGCATGGCAAGTTCTACACTGGGAACTGCTATATCATACTCCAT ACAGCTGAAGTCAAGAGCGGAACTCGAGGGCATAATGTGCATTACTGGATAGGGgatgaggccaaagag GAAGATTGTTTGATGGCCTCTGACAAGGCCGTCGAGTTGGATGCGGCGCTGGGCTCTCACGCGATCCAGTACAGGGAAACACAAGGCGAAGAATCCGACAAGTTCTTGTCATACTTCAGACCATGCATCATCCCTGTACAAGGTAGCTTCTCTTCGCACTGGAGAAGATCTAGGGATGAATGTGACGGGACCACGATGTTTCGGTGCGAAGGAGAGCATGTAGCTCGTCTAAGAGAA GTTAAATTTTCGCGGTCCTCTCTGGATCATAAGGCGGCATTTATAGTGGACACGCCATCGAAGATTTTCCTTTTCAGTGGTTGTAATTCTTGTGTACAAACAAGGGCTATGGCACTAGATGTCATAAAGCATCTGAGAGAAACCCAACACTGTGGCAGATGTGACATCGGGATAATAG AGGATGGAAAGCTTGCTGGTGATTCAGATGCTGGTGAGTTTTGGAACCTCTTTGGAGGCTATGCGCCTATTCCTCGTGATGTACCAGATGCAGACAATGGGGAACCGATGGCTACCTCACCCAAGAAACTTTTTTG GATTAACAAGAGAAACCTTGTTCCCATGGAGGCACATTTTTTAGAAAGAGAAATGCTGAAGTCCGACAGAAGTTACATACTGGACTGTGGAGCTGAAATATTCTTGTGGATAGGGATGACAACACTAGTTTCAGAGAGGAAGACATCTGCTACAGCATTAGAG GAATATGTACACTTACAAGGCAGATCATCAATTGGTCATACTGTTATAATGACCGAAGGTCATGAAGTTGCCGACTTTAAGCTGCATTTTCAGCACTGGCCTAAGAATGGTGTGCAGAAGTTGTACGAGGCAGGGCGGGAGAAAGTGGCAG CAATTTTCAAGCATCAGGGCTATGATGTTGCAGAAATTCCAGATGATAAACCTCGGCAGCTCATCAGTAGTAATGGTTGTTTGAAG GTTTGGCTGGTGGACCGTGGTTGTGTAACCCTCCTTTGCACCGAGGAACAGGAGCAACTTTACAACGGAGATTGCTATATCATACAGTACAGCTATGCTGAGGATGGAAAAGATTATCAGCTATTCCTTGCTTGGTTTGGACAAGATAGTGTACAG GAAGATAGAGTTGCCACAGTTTCGTTGATGTCAAGCATGGTTGATTCACTCAAAGGGCGTGCAGTTGTA GGGCAAGTGCTTGAGGGCAGAGAACCAGAGTTGTTTTTCCTAGTATTCAAGTCATTGATCATATTCAAG GGTGGCAGGAGTACTGCATATAAGAACTCTATTCTGCAGAAAAGCGATAGGACTGAACTGTACCAGAAAGATGGGGCCGCATTATTCCGGGTTCAAGGGCTGAGACCTGATTGCATACAAGCCATTCAGGTTCATCTG GCCGCAAGTTCGCTTAATTCCTCACACTGTTACATTTTGCAAGACGGTGCTTCTTTCTTTACGTGGCTAGGAAGTCTTTCTTCACCCAGTGACCATGTTCTACTTGATAGAATGATGGATAAGTTGTGT CCACTGAAGCAATCATTGTTAGTAAGAGAAGGTTCTGAAACTGACCGTTTCTGGACAACATTAGGAGGAAGATCAGAATACTCCAAAGAAAAGCGTGCCAAGGGTTGGCCAACAGATCCACTTCTGTATACGTGTACTTTTCAACAAT GTCTGTTCAAG GCAAAGGAGGTATTCAGCTTCTCGCAAGATGATCTGGCAACGGAGGAGACGTTGATACTGGACTGCGGTGAAGAAATCTACGTCTGGGTTGGAGTTCACTCAGGTGTCACGTCCAAGGAGCATGCCCTCGACTTTGGCAAG ATGTTCCTTCAGGCAGGCATTGCTCGGGATGGACCACGGTCGATCACCGACACAACCGTGTATGCTGTCGCTGAAGGGGATGAACCTTCATTTTTCACCAGCTTCTTCAACTGGGATAGCTCAAAACAAGCTGCAGCT ATGCTGGGGAACTCATTTGAGAGGAAGCTGGCAATGCTGAAAGGGCTTTCACCAAAATTGGAG TCACCGGACAGGAGCTTGCGCAAGTCTCCGTCGCGAAGACAGGGGATGTCGTCAGAGCCGACAACGCCGgagcagaagcagcagcagcagccgccggCAGCGAGGAGGACGTTCGGGTCTGCCTCTGCCGGGAGGACCGCCAGGGAGAGACTGCCGCCATCTTCATCCGCAGCGTCGGCAACACCATCCTGGTCCCTCAAGAGCCGCGCGTCGTCATCGCCGTCGACGCCAGCAACGGCGCGACGGCTCTTCCCTTCCTCCTCGCTGCACGCACCGGGGACGGCAGCCGCGCATCTCCCCTCCCCTGCGGCGGCCATAGGGAGTCCTGCTCGACGACGGTGA